In one Phyllostomus discolor isolate MPI-MPIP mPhyDis1 chromosome 8, mPhyDis1.pri.v3, whole genome shotgun sequence genomic region, the following are encoded:
- the MEF2B gene encoding myocyte-specific enhancer factor 2B isoform X2 produces MGRKKIQISRILDQRNRQVTFTKRKFGLMKKAYELSVLCDCEIALIIFNSANRLFQYASTDMDRVLLKYTEYSEPHESRTNTDILETLKRRGVGLDGPELESDEGPEGPGEKLRRLAGDGGDPALPRPRLYPAAPAMPSPDMVYGALPPPGCDSSGLGEALPAQSRPSPFRPAAPKAGPPGLAHPLFSPSHLASKTPPPLYLTADGRRSDLPGGLGGGRGGLSTSRGLYGSLQSPCSAAAPGPPLGSFPFLPAGPPVGAAAWARRVHQPAVPPQRPPKSASSLSVSHRHPGAPATFPRPFPTPCSWPGPWQSPYGPGPRCAGYRPTAGRGSGLGGGTGPAPYSRLGEVT; encoded by the exons atggggaggaaaaaaatacagatctCACGCATTCTGGACCAAAGGAATCGGCAG GTGACATTTACCAAAAGGAAGTTTGGGCTGATGAAGAAGGCCTATGAGCTGAGCGTGCTCTGTGATTGTGAGATTGCGCTGATCATCTTCAACAGTGCCAACCGCCTCTTCCAGTACGCCAGCACGGACATGGACCGTGTGCTCCTGAAGTACACGGAGTACAGTGAGCCCCACGAGAGCCGCACCAACACCGACATCCTTGAG ACACTGAAGCGGAGGGGTGTGGGCCTCGATGGACCAGAGCTGGAGTCAGATGAGGGACCTGAGGGGCCCGGAGAGAAGCTGCGGAGGCTGGCAGGCGATGGGGGCGATCCAGCCTTACCCCGGCCCCGACTCTAT cCAGCAGCCCCTGCTATGCCCAGCCCAGACATGGTATAtggggccctgcccccaccaggctGTGACTCCAGTGGGCTTGGggaggccctccctgcccagagCCGCCCATCCCCCTTCCGGCCAGCAGCCCCCAAAGCTGGGCCTCCAG GCCTGGCCCACCCTCTCTTCTCACCGAGCCACCTTGCCAGCAAGACACCACCCCCCCTGTACCTGACAGCTGACGGTCGGAGGTCAGACCTGCCTGGTGGCCTGGGAGGGGGCCGAGGGGGACTGAGCACCTCG AGAGGCCTCTATGGTAGCCTGCAGAGTCCATGTTCTGCTGCAGCTCCAGGACCCCCACTCGGAagcttccccttcctcccagcagggcccccag TGGGGGCCGCAGCCTGGGCGAGGAGGGTCCACCAGCCCGCGGTGCCTCCCCAACGACCCCCCAAGTCAGCATCAAGTCTGAGCGTCTCTCACCGGCACCCGGGGGCCCCGGCGACTTTCCCAAGACCTTTCCCTACCCCTTGCTCCTGGCCCGGCCCCTGGCAGAGCCCCTACGGCCCGGGCCCCCGCTGCGCCGGCTACCGGCCGACGGCTGGCCGCGGTAGTGGACTTGGGGGTGGCACTGGCCCTGCCCCCTATTCCAGGCTGGGCGAGGTCACGTAG
- the MEF2B gene encoding myocyte-specific enhancer factor 2B isoform X1 translates to MGRKKIQISRILDQRNRQVTFTKRKFGLMKKAYELSVLCDCEIALIIFNSANRLFQYASTDMDRVLLKYTEYSEPHESRTNTDILETLKRRGVGLDGPELESDEGPEGPGEKLRRLAGDGGDPALPRPRLYPAAPAMPSPDMVYGALPPPGCDSSGLGEALPAQSRPSPFRPAAPKAGPPGLAHPLFSPSHLASKTPPPLYLTADGRRSDLPGGLGGGRGGLSTSRGLYGSLQSPCSAAAPGPPLGSFPFLPAGPPEYGLGDPPPPPGLLQPPTLAPWQPSRGDGPLAASAQPSGGRSLGEEGPPARGASPTTPQVSIKSERLSPAPGGPGDFPKTFPYPLLLARPLAEPLRPGPPLRRLPADGWPR, encoded by the exons atggggaggaaaaaaatacagatctCACGCATTCTGGACCAAAGGAATCGGCAG GTGACATTTACCAAAAGGAAGTTTGGGCTGATGAAGAAGGCCTATGAGCTGAGCGTGCTCTGTGATTGTGAGATTGCGCTGATCATCTTCAACAGTGCCAACCGCCTCTTCCAGTACGCCAGCACGGACATGGACCGTGTGCTCCTGAAGTACACGGAGTACAGTGAGCCCCACGAGAGCCGCACCAACACCGACATCCTTGAG ACACTGAAGCGGAGGGGTGTGGGCCTCGATGGACCAGAGCTGGAGTCAGATGAGGGACCTGAGGGGCCCGGAGAGAAGCTGCGGAGGCTGGCAGGCGATGGGGGCGATCCAGCCTTACCCCGGCCCCGACTCTAT cCAGCAGCCCCTGCTATGCCCAGCCCAGACATGGTATAtggggccctgcccccaccaggctGTGACTCCAGTGGGCTTGGggaggccctccctgcccagagCCGCCCATCCCCCTTCCGGCCAGCAGCCCCCAAAGCTGGGCCTCCAG GCCTGGCCCACCCTCTCTTCTCACCGAGCCACCTTGCCAGCAAGACACCACCCCCCCTGTACCTGACAGCTGACGGTCGGAGGTCAGACCTGCCTGGTGGCCTGGGAGGGGGCCGAGGGGGACTGAGCACCTCG AGAGGCCTCTATGGTAGCCTGCAGAGTCCATGTTCTGCTGCAGCTCCAGGACCCCCACTCGGAagcttccccttcctcccagcagggcccccag aatatGGCCTTGGAGACCCCCCTCCGCCCCCGGGATTGCTGCAGCCCCCTACCCTGGCCCCCTGGCAGCCGTCGAGGGGTGATGGGCCCCTAGccgcctctgcccagcccag TGGGGGCCGCAGCCTGGGCGAGGAGGGTCCACCAGCCCGCGGTGCCTCCCCAACGACCCCCCAAGTCAGCATCAAGTCTGAGCGTCTCTCACCGGCACCCGGGGGCCCCGGCGACTTTCCCAAGACCTTTCCCTACCCCTTGCTCCTGGCCCGGCCCCTGGCAGAGCCCCTACGGCCCGGGCCCCCGCTGCGCCGGCTACCGGCCGACGGCTGGCCGCGGTAG